The Thalassotalea sp. LPB0316 nucleotide sequence ACTTTTACATTGACATATTATGTCATCAGATATATGGTTAAAGAATCGTCATAAAAAGGAGCGTGGATGATGAACAGAGTTTTGCGTTATATATTTATTTTATCGCTACTCGTAGCCGCTGTTGTAATGTACAGCTTAGGTAGTATTCACGAATTGTTTATTCTTCTGGTGTTAGGTTTCGGCTTTGAGATCGCCTTTTGGTTATTCGCCTTCAAAGATCACAAAAAAGCCAAACAAAAAGCAAGTATGAAACAGCAAGACGCTAATTGTTAAGGAGTAACGATGGAATTATTATTGTCATTTGAAACTTGGATCGTACTGGCCATTTTGTTAGCGAGTGCTGAAATATTTGTCCCCGGTGGTATTCTGCTCAACTTAGGCATTGCCTCGTTGATAGTCGCCATTGGTATCAAAACAGCCCTACTAACCAATGGTGTCGCAATATTTACCACTTGGTTTATTAGCGCGACCATTTTGTTGTTCGTGGGCTATTTTGTCACCAACAAGTTTTTTCCATCGAAACAGCGCGTTGACAACACCGATGAGGAGCTCGATGTCTTTGGCCAAGAAGTCTTGGTAACTCACACCATTGGCCCTGGCCACAATAAAGGCAGAGTTGACTTCCAGGGCACTTCTTGGACGGCACTCGGCGATGGTTCAACGATTGAGCAAGGCAGCAAAGCCACCATTATTTGCAAAGAAAACATTTCATTAGTTGTTGAACCTAAAAACAACTAATCCACAAAACATAGCAAAGGAGTTAACTATGTTAGTAACCTTGACCTTTGGTCTATTATTTGTCCTGTTTAT carries:
- a CDS encoding NfeD family protein produces the protein MELLLSFETWIVLAILLASAEIFVPGGILLNLGIASLIVAIGIKTALLTNGVAIFTTWFISATILLFVGYFVTNKFFPSKQRVDNTDEELDVFGQEVLVTHTIGPGHNKGRVDFQGTSWTALGDGSTIEQGSKATIICKENISLVVEPKNN